In Terriglobales bacterium, the following proteins share a genomic window:
- a CDS encoding PfkB family carbohydrate kinase: MTTAKAPKVDLVGVGLNATDMLIALADHPAPGSKVEFRSSSVLPGGQVASAVIACQRWGLRARYVGKLGDDIAARIHREEFARAGVETQIIAVPGCASQQAVILVDSQGERTVLWRRDQQLGLRPEELNRDWIVNARALHVDGYDTAAATVAAGWARAAGIPVIADLDDTYPDVEALLENIDYAIVSRDVPARLLGEDDLEKSLPLMQRRYGCALTAATLGQEGVLAWDGKRFHYACAYQVAAVDTTGAGDTFHAGFIYGLLQDWPLPRRLDFACAAAALNCIGIGARGGIQPVEVIENLMATGVRYEPVLDLAK; the protein is encoded by the coding sequence ATGACTACTGCAAAGGCACCGAAGGTTGATCTGGTCGGCGTTGGCCTGAATGCTACCGACATGTTGATTGCGCTCGCTGACCATCCTGCTCCTGGTTCCAAGGTAGAGTTTCGTTCTTCGAGCGTGTTGCCTGGAGGGCAGGTGGCAAGCGCGGTGATAGCCTGTCAGCGCTGGGGCCTTCGCGCTCGATATGTGGGCAAGTTGGGCGATGACATCGCTGCACGGATTCATCGCGAAGAATTTGCGCGTGCGGGTGTAGAGACGCAGATCATCGCGGTGCCCGGTTGTGCAAGCCAACAGGCTGTGATCCTGGTGGACAGTCAGGGCGAGCGCACAGTTCTCTGGCGTCGGGATCAGCAGCTCGGTCTGCGTCCTGAAGAGCTCAATCGGGATTGGATCGTGAATGCACGCGCTCTCCACGTAGACGGTTACGATACAGCGGCGGCTACAGTAGCGGCTGGCTGGGCTCGAGCGGCGGGCATTCCTGTGATCGCCGATTTAGACGATACCTATCCTGATGTAGAAGCGCTGCTGGAAAACATCGACTATGCGATCGTCAGCCGGGACGTTCCGGCGCGGCTGCTCGGCGAGGATGACTTGGAAAAGTCGTTGCCGCTGATGCAGCGGCGCTACGGATGTGCTTTGACCGCGGCGACCCTGGGGCAAGAGGGGGTGCTTGCATGGGATGGCAAGCGCTTCCATTACGCCTGCGCCTATCAGGTCGCCGCCGTGGACACCACCGGAGCTGGCGACACCTTTCATGCTGGATTCATCTACGGCCTTCTTCAAGACTGGCCGCTACCACGCAGGCTCGATTTTGCTTGTGCGGCTGCGGCCTTGAACTGCATTGGCATAGGCGCCAGAGGTGGAATTCAGCCAGTCGAGGTAATTGAGAATTTGATGGCGACAGGGGTGCGATATGAGCCTGTGCTCGATTTGGCTAAGTAG
- a CDS encoding FAD-dependent oxidoreductase: protein MQEIKVRCCIVGGGPAGMMAGFLLARAGVEVLVLEKHADFLRDFRGDTVHPSTLELMYELGILEDFLQRPHQKLPRLGAQIGGTYVSVADFSHLPTHAKFIAFMPQWHFLNFLAERGGTYPEFQLRMQTEAVDLLQENGAVTGVRAKTPSGELLVHSDLVIGTDGRHSTVREKAGLKVLDKGAPMDVLWLRLSRQESDPGQSLGRIDRGRIMVMINRDEYWQCAFVIPKGSAEPLKARGVENFREEIARLVPYLRNRVAELRDWSDVSLLTVKVDRLEKWHKPGLLCIGDAAHAMSPIGGVGINLAVQDAVAAANILASPLASGQSLTPFLQLVQDRREFPTRVTQRVQIFAQDRIISRVLEADKPLEVPSIMKLMQRWTVLQRIPARAIGMGARPEHVRTPDVHQQQKRAMAS, encoded by the coding sequence ATGCAAGAGATAAAGGTGCGTTGCTGCATCGTGGGCGGTGGACCGGCCGGCATGATGGCTGGCTTCCTACTTGCCCGGGCTGGCGTTGAGGTTCTTGTACTGGAGAAGCACGCCGACTTTCTCCGCGACTTTCGCGGAGACACTGTGCATCCCTCGACGCTCGAACTCATGTACGAACTCGGCATTCTGGAAGACTTTCTGCAGCGGCCTCATCAGAAGCTCCCACGGCTTGGTGCACAGATCGGCGGTACGTACGTTTCAGTCGCCGACTTCTCTCATCTCCCTACACATGCAAAGTTCATCGCTTTCATGCCACAGTGGCACTTCCTCAACTTTCTTGCTGAACGCGGAGGCACGTATCCCGAGTTCCAGCTTCGTATGCAGACGGAAGCTGTGGACCTGCTCCAGGAAAATGGTGCGGTCACTGGTGTGCGTGCGAAAACTCCGAGCGGCGAGTTGCTCGTGCACTCCGATCTGGTGATCGGCACTGATGGACGGCACTCGACCGTGCGCGAAAAGGCTGGACTCAAGGTTCTCGACAAAGGCGCACCGATGGACGTTCTATGGCTGCGTCTTTCGCGGCAGGAGAGCGATCCTGGACAGTCGCTGGGGCGTATCGATCGCGGACGAATCATGGTCATGATCAATCGCGACGAGTATTGGCAGTGCGCGTTCGTGATACCCAAAGGCAGCGCTGAGCCGCTTAAAGCGCGCGGGGTCGAAAACTTTCGCGAAGAGATCGCACGGCTTGTTCCCTACTTGCGCAACCGCGTTGCGGAATTAAGAGACTGGAGCGACGTAAGTTTGCTCACCGTGAAAGTTGATCGCCTGGAAAAGTGGCACAAGCCGGGGCTTCTATGCATTGGAGATGCAGCCCATGCTATGTCTCCCATCGGAGGCGTAGGGATCAACCTCGCAGTGCAAGACGCGGTTGCCGCAGCAAACATCCTTGCATCGCCATTAGCATCTGGGCAATCGCTCACGCCATTTCTTCAACTGGTACAAGACAGGCGTGAATTCCCAACTCGGGTCACGCAGCGAGTTCAGATATTTGCGCAGGATCGAATCATCAGCAGAGTTCTCGAGGCAGACAAGCCGCTAGAAGTCCCTTCCATTATGAAACTCATGCAACGCTGGACGGTACTACAACGCATTCCAGCCCGCGCGATCGGTATGGGTGCGCGCCCGGAGCATGTGAGAACGCCAGATGTGCATCAGCAGCAGAAGCGTGCGATGGCGTCGTGA
- a CDS encoding alpha/beta fold hydrolase, which produces MRRISLLLALIFCAVAWLAGESPAPRAVELTAADGTKLRATYYSAGKAGPGVMLFHQCNRDRKMWEELAPNLTNLGINVLTLDLRGYGESEGTSAFKLSAEESRKMIVDTWPADVDKAYAYLTAQPEVKKELIGAAGASCGVNQSVQLARRHPQVKSLVLLSGDTNRQGRIFLQNSSQIPIFGAAADDDNGAVEVLQWIVAYSRNPGNQFYRYANGGHGIEMFAPHPELTTLIVNWFDTTLLKTPGHAPVNAAHSVPKQNILVTIDEPGGAAKASAILADARKRDPNARPFTEGIVNLIGYEHLQEGDKKGAIEIFKLNTVAYPNSPNTYDSLSDAYVADGQSDQAIQNAEKALKVLESDTAIPEARRKAIRESAEQKLKQLKSGNT; this is translated from the coding sequence ATGAGACGAATTTCTCTTCTCCTTGCTCTCATTTTTTGTGCAGTTGCGTGGCTGGCAGGTGAATCTCCCGCACCTCGCGCCGTCGAACTCACGGCAGCAGACGGAACTAAACTGCGGGCTACGTATTACTCGGCGGGAAAAGCTGGACCAGGTGTGATGTTGTTTCATCAATGCAATCGCGATCGCAAGATGTGGGAAGAGCTGGCTCCAAATCTGACTAATTTGGGAATCAACGTCCTGACACTCGATTTGCGCGGCTACGGTGAGAGCGAAGGCACGTCAGCATTCAAGCTGTCAGCAGAGGAAAGCCGAAAGATGATCGTGGACACCTGGCCAGCGGACGTCGACAAGGCTTATGCGTATCTGACAGCGCAACCTGAGGTGAAGAAGGAATTAATCGGCGCTGCGGGAGCGAGTTGCGGCGTGAACCAGTCGGTTCAGTTGGCGAGGCGTCATCCGCAAGTGAAGTCCCTCGTGCTGCTCTCCGGAGACACTAACAGGCAGGGTCGCATTTTTCTGCAGAATTCCTCGCAGATTCCTATATTTGGTGCTGCGGCCGACGACGACAATGGCGCAGTTGAGGTCCTGCAGTGGATCGTCGCCTACTCCCGCAATCCTGGGAATCAGTTTTACCGCTATGCGAACGGCGGACACGGGATTGAGATGTTTGCTCCGCACCCGGAGCTAACTACGCTGATCGTAAATTGGTTCGACACCACACTCCTGAAGACTCCCGGACACGCTCCGGTGAACGCAGCGCATTCGGTTCCCAAGCAAAACATCCTGGTGACTATCGATGAACCTGGCGGAGCAGCCAAGGCTTCCGCAATCCTTGCCGACGCGCGCAAGCGTGATCCCAACGCAAGACCGTTCACAGAAGGGATCGTGAACCTGATCGGCTACGAGCATCTGCAGGAGGGCGACAAGAAGGGCGCAATAGAGATCTTCAAGCTGAACACAGTGGCGTATCCAAATTCTCCGAACACGTACGACAGCCTATCGGATGCATATGTTGCCGACGGTCAGTCCGATCAGGCGATCCAGAACGCGGAGAAGGCGCTCAAGGTGCTCGAGTCTGACACTGCCATTCCTGAGGCTCGTCGTAAGGCGATTCGTGAAAGTGCTGAGCAAAAGCTCAAGCAATTGAAATCCGGAAATACGTAG
- a CDS encoding EamA family transporter, whose amino-acid sequence MPNLASPSLSLSAAASWGAADFSGGLATKRSNVFGVVVVAHGIGLLMMLALALLVREPLPPRSSLLWGLAAGSVGGAGLACLYKALAVGKMGLTAPLSAVISALVPIMFSFSSAGLPHGVQLFGFGLAIVSIWLIAQSGSAGETEGLGLAVAAGFGLGGFLLFIKFAGTQAVFWPLVAARAASFLLMCGILIGARPSNPSQSWKPAPGTFRYVLLAGILDSGANALYVAATQRGRLDVAAVLSSLYPASTVILARIFLKERWSRIQTAGMIAALVAVGMVSA is encoded by the coding sequence GTGCCCAATCTAGCCTCTCCCTCTCTCAGTTTGTCGGCTGCCGCCTCCTGGGGCGCGGCTGATTTCAGCGGCGGCCTTGCTACCAAGCGATCAAACGTCTTTGGCGTGGTAGTGGTCGCGCATGGCATTGGCCTGCTCATGATGCTCGCGCTCGCCCTTCTGGTGCGCGAGCCCCTGCCCCCTCGCTCATCTCTATTGTGGGGCCTGGCTGCCGGTTCAGTCGGTGGTGCTGGGCTCGCTTGTCTTTACAAGGCTCTGGCGGTGGGCAAGATGGGATTGACGGCGCCTCTCTCTGCGGTGATTTCCGCGCTGGTTCCAATAATGTTCAGCTTCAGCTCTGCTGGACTGCCGCATGGAGTGCAGTTGTTCGGATTTGGTTTGGCGATTGTAAGCATCTGGCTGATTGCGCAAAGTGGATCTGCCGGAGAAACCGAGGGACTTGGCCTTGCAGTCGCAGCGGGCTTTGGGCTCGGCGGATTCCTGCTATTCATCAAGTTCGCGGGAACGCAGGCAGTGTTCTGGCCGCTGGTTGCAGCGCGCGCTGCGTCATTTCTGCTGATGTGCGGGATTCTCATCGGAGCCCGACCCTCGAATCCATCTCAATCGTGGAAGCCCGCTCCGGGAACCTTCCGCTATGTTTTGTTAGCTGGCATTCTGGACTCCGGAGCCAATGCGCTCTATGTTGCCGCCACGCAGCGCGGACGACTGGACGTGGCCGCGGTGTTGTCGTCGCTATATCCCGCAAGCACGGTGATTCTGGCGCGAATATTTTTGAAGGAGCGTTGGTCGCGAATTCAGACTGCGGGCATGATTGCTGCGCTGGTTGCAGTCGGCATGGTTAGTGCGTAG
- a CDS encoding PhoU domain-containing protein — MPATPKRTGTSSSRPAKASVRPRTEPSVAPDLRRDPDLLRLGSHACLVARDAVMNVAEGLANSSSLAFVTVKECEAELDEIDRYVDERIAGELTSATPKRVKELLACLKFVLDLERIGDLVLTIVGRARAYGSQLSVQDRADLHDMCRTLERMLTLVHEANANRDIQPALAAHKLDGEMDTLRTRIYSRQVSRKTIDVALSLEIFLMAQALERAGDHAKNLAEEVCHLVEGRTMRHQRAFRS; from the coding sequence ATGCCCGCTACGCCAAAGAGGACAGGCACGTCGTCGAGCCGGCCGGCCAAGGCTTCTGTCCGTCCCAGAACGGAGCCCTCAGTTGCGCCCGACCTACGCCGCGATCCCGACCTTCTCCGCCTGGGCTCGCATGCCTGCCTGGTGGCGCGCGATGCGGTAATGAATGTTGCCGAAGGCCTGGCGAATTCATCGTCCCTGGCGTTCGTCACCGTGAAGGAGTGCGAAGCGGAGCTGGACGAGATCGATCGCTACGTTGACGAGCGTATTGCCGGAGAGCTTACTTCCGCCACTCCGAAGCGCGTGAAAGAACTGCTTGCCTGCTTGAAGTTCGTGCTCGATTTGGAACGTATCGGCGACCTTGTGCTCACGATCGTTGGACGCGCTCGCGCGTATGGCAGTCAACTTTCCGTGCAAGACCGCGCCGATCTGCACGACATGTGCCGCACTCTCGAGCGTATGCTGACGCTGGTTCATGAGGCTAACGCCAATCGCGACATCCAACCCGCACTAGCTGCTCACAAGTTGGATGGCGAGATGGACACGTTGCGCACGCGGATCTACTCGCGACAAGTAAGCCGGAAGACGATCGATGTTGCTCTTAGTTTAGAGATCTTTCTGATGGCACAAGCGCTCGAGCGCGCCGGGGACCACGCCAAGAACCTGGCCGAGGAGGTCTGCCATCTTGTGGAAGGCCGCACTATGCGTCACCAGCGGGCATTTCGTAGCTAG